Proteins from a single region of Bogoriella caseilytica:
- the alaS gene encoding alanine--tRNA ligase, producing MRTAEIRSRYLDFFAKRGHEVVPSASLISPDPSILFTIAGMVPFIPYIVGTEPAPWPRAVSVQKCIRTNDIENVGRTTRHGTFFQMGGNFSFGDYFKQGAIDLSWELLTTSQDDGGFGVDPERLWITLWEKDEESYRHLTEVVGLSTDRIVLLPWEESCWDTGQPGPAGSTGEWHYDRGPEFGPEAVSGQVDQWPGSAQAEDRYIEIWNLVFDQFLRGPGSGKDYELVGELEQTAIDTGLGVERLAYLLQGEDNMYEIDETFPVIAAAEQMSGRTYAKGEGSTAEDDVRFRVVADHVRSALMLIGDGVRPGNEGRGYVLRRLIRRAVRAMRLLGVDEPSLPVLLPASKDAMKASYLELDADFARISQIAYAEEESFRRTLAAGTTMLETAVAAAKETSPQRPLVSGETAFALHDTSGFPIDLTLEMAAEHGVQVDEAGFRALMDEQRQRARADAMAKKTGHVDAALYTDLQQRLDAPVQFLGYTDHAAHSHLKGLLVDGQPAAAATAPADVELVLDVTPFYAEAGGQLADQGTISFAGGGVVDVADVQAPIKGLTVHRGRLTEGSITLDEQAVASIDSARRKAIARAHTATHMVHKALHEHIGDQATQAGSENAPNRMRFDFRHGSSVPATVLGEIEERVNDQLAEDLEVTDEIMDIDSARAAGAMALFGEKYGNRVRVVSIGGDWSKELCAGTHVPGTGTLGRVTLLGESSIGSGVRRVDALVGPGAYSYQAKEHALVGQLSTLIGARPEELPERIDGLMGRLKAAEKELAKLRQAQLLAQAAGIAAEAKATPGTVRVATHDAGEVSAADELRTLALDIRSRLGDDAPSVVAIGGVSKGRPVVVIATNAGAREAGLRAGALVRTAAQTLGGGGGGKDDVAQGGGTNPSALPEALSAVRENALGADTP from the coding sequence ATGCGCACCGCTGAGATCCGCTCCCGCTACCTCGACTTCTTCGCCAAGCGCGGCCATGAGGTTGTGCCCAGCGCCTCCCTCATCTCACCCGACCCCTCGATCCTGTTCACGATTGCGGGGATGGTTCCCTTCATCCCGTACATCGTGGGAACCGAGCCGGCCCCGTGGCCGCGGGCGGTGTCGGTGCAGAAGTGCATCCGCACCAACGACATCGAGAATGTCGGCCGCACCACGCGCCACGGCACGTTCTTCCAGATGGGCGGGAACTTCTCCTTCGGGGACTACTTCAAGCAGGGCGCCATCGATCTTTCCTGGGAGCTGCTGACCACCTCCCAGGACGACGGCGGCTTCGGGGTGGATCCCGAGCGCCTGTGGATCACGCTGTGGGAGAAGGACGAAGAGTCCTACCGGCACCTCACCGAGGTCGTCGGCCTCAGCACGGATCGCATTGTGTTGCTGCCTTGGGAGGAGAGCTGCTGGGACACCGGCCAGCCCGGCCCGGCCGGCTCCACCGGAGAGTGGCACTACGACCGCGGCCCGGAGTTCGGCCCCGAGGCGGTGAGCGGCCAGGTCGACCAGTGGCCCGGCAGCGCACAGGCCGAGGACCGATACATCGAGATCTGGAACCTCGTCTTCGATCAGTTCCTGCGCGGGCCCGGCAGCGGCAAGGACTACGAGCTCGTCGGCGAGCTGGAGCAGACCGCGATCGACACCGGCCTGGGCGTCGAGCGTCTCGCGTACCTGCTGCAGGGCGAAGACAACATGTACGAGATCGACGAGACCTTCCCCGTGATCGCCGCGGCCGAGCAGATGAGTGGGCGCACCTACGCCAAGGGCGAGGGGTCCACCGCTGAGGACGACGTGCGTTTCCGCGTGGTGGCCGACCATGTCCGCAGTGCCCTGATGCTCATCGGTGACGGTGTGCGGCCCGGCAACGAGGGGCGCGGTTACGTGCTGCGCCGTCTGATCCGGCGAGCGGTGCGCGCCATGCGCCTGCTCGGCGTGGACGAACCGAGCCTGCCGGTGCTGCTCCCCGCGTCCAAGGACGCCATGAAGGCCTCCTATCTGGAACTCGACGCCGACTTCGCACGGATCTCGCAGATCGCCTACGCCGAGGAAGAGTCCTTCCGGCGCACGCTGGCCGCCGGAACCACCATGCTGGAGACGGCGGTGGCTGCCGCCAAGGAGACCTCGCCGCAGCGGCCCCTGGTCTCCGGCGAGACCGCCTTCGCACTGCACGACACCTCAGGCTTCCCCATCGACCTCACCCTGGAGATGGCCGCCGAGCATGGCGTCCAGGTCGATGAAGCGGGTTTCCGCGCCCTGATGGACGAGCAGCGTCAGCGCGCTCGCGCCGATGCCATGGCCAAGAAGACCGGGCATGTCGACGCCGCGTTGTACACCGATCTCCAGCAGCGACTGGACGCCCCCGTCCAGTTCCTCGGCTACACCGACCACGCCGCGCATTCGCATCTGAAAGGGCTCCTCGTCGACGGGCAGCCTGCGGCCGCCGCCACTGCCCCTGCGGATGTCGAACTGGTCTTGGACGTCACTCCCTTCTACGCCGAGGCCGGCGGCCAGCTCGCCGACCAGGGCACCATCTCCTTCGCCGGGGGCGGGGTCGTGGATGTCGCCGATGTCCAGGCTCCGATCAAGGGCTTGACCGTGCACCGCGGGCGCCTCACCGAGGGCAGCATCACCCTCGACGAGCAGGCCGTCGCCAGCATCGACAGCGCCCGGCGCAAGGCCATCGCCCGGGCCCACACGGCGACGCACATGGTGCACAAGGCGCTGCACGAGCACATCGGGGACCAGGCCACCCAGGCCGGTTCGGAGAACGCCCCGAACCGCATGCGCTTCGACTTCCGCCACGGGTCCTCGGTTCCCGCCACGGTGCTGGGTGAGATCGAGGAGCGGGTGAACGATCAGCTCGCGGAAGACCTTGAGGTCACCGACGAGATCATGGATATCGACTCCGCCCGCGCCGCTGGTGCGATGGCACTCTTCGGAGAGAAGTACGGCAACCGGGTGCGGGTGGTCTCCATCGGCGGGGACTGGTCGAAGGAGCTGTGCGCCGGCACCCACGTGCCTGGCACCGGCACCCTGGGCCGGGTCACCCTGCTCGGGGAGTCCTCCATCGGTTCGGGAGTGCGGCGTGTCGACGCCCTCGTCGGCCCGGGCGCCTACAGCTACCAGGCCAAGGAACACGCCCTCGTCGGGCAGCTCTCCACTCTGATCGGGGCGCGCCCCGAGGAACTCCCGGAACGTATTGACGGTCTCATGGGCCGGCTGAAGGCCGCGGAGAAGGAGCTGGCCAAGCTGCGCCAGGCCCAGTTGCTGGCCCAGGCCGCTGGCATCGCGGCTGAGGCCAAGGCGACGCCGGGAACGGTGCGCGTGGCCACCCACGATGCCGGTGAGGTCAGCGCCGCTGATGAACTCCGCACCCTTGCGCTGGACATCCGCTCGCGGCTGGGTGACGACGCGCCGTCGGTGGTCGCCATCGGGGGAGTGAGCAAGGGCCGCCCGGTGGTCGTCATCGCCACCAATGCTGGAGCTCGCGAGGCCGGACTGCGTGCTGGCGCACTGGTGCGGACTGCCGCGCAGACGCTTGGCGGTGGCGGCGGCGGGAAGGACGACGTCGCCCAGGGTGGCGGCACCAACCCCTCAGCACTGCCTGAGGCACTCTCCGCGGTGCGTGAGAACGCTCTCGGAGCGGACACCCCGTGA
- a CDS encoding DUF948 domain-containing protein: protein MSIGDIAGLIAAIAFVILVLALAVPLVKLGRVLDEARGTVRRITDHTLPAIDETVLTIKSTNEQLAKVDTVTTSAARVTEDVSALTTLVSATVGGPLIKVSAFSHAVRATFRGFKHRPDGGRRSHAKDAYHQRESDLRAALLIDDGPTPAP, encoded by the coding sequence ATGTCCATCGGTGACATCGCCGGCCTGATCGCTGCCATCGCCTTCGTCATCCTGGTGCTGGCCCTGGCGGTCCCGCTGGTCAAGCTCGGTCGAGTCCTGGATGAAGCCCGTGGCACCGTCCGGCGGATCACCGACCACACCCTCCCGGCCATCGACGAGACGGTGCTGACGATCAAGTCCACCAACGAGCAGCTCGCGAAGGTCGACACGGTGACCACCTCTGCGGCGCGGGTGACCGAAGACGTCTCGGCGCTCACCACGCTGGTCTCGGCCACCGTGGGCGGCCCGTTGATCAAGGTCTCGGCCTTCTCCCATGCCGTGCGGGCAACCTTCCGTGGCTTCAAACACCGGCCTGATGGTGGCCGTCGCTCGCATGCGAAGGACGCCTACCACCAGCGTGAGAGCGACCTTCGCGCTGCGCTGCTCATCGACGATGGCCCCACCCCTGCTCCCTGA
- the rpsD gene encoding 30S ribosomal protein S4: MAISRTRRQVRLSRALGLALTPKAKKYFDKRPYGPGEHGRARKRQESDYAVRLKEKQRLRAQYGIREAQMQRVFEEARREQALTGESLIELLEMRLDALVLRAGFARTSAQARQAVVHRHILVDGQLVDRPSFRVKPGQVIQVKPKSQTTVPFQVAAAGAHRDVLPNVPAYLDVSLEKLRAELTRRPKRAEVPVICNEQLVVEYYSR, encoded by the coding sequence GTGGCCATTTCACGAACTCGCCGCCAGGTGCGCCTCTCGCGCGCCCTCGGCCTGGCCCTCACCCCCAAGGCCAAGAAGTACTTCGACAAGCGCCCCTACGGCCCGGGCGAGCACGGCCGTGCCCGCAAGCGCCAGGAGTCCGACTACGCCGTCCGTCTGAAGGAAAAGCAGCGTCTGCGCGCCCAGTACGGCATCCGCGAGGCCCAGATGCAGCGGGTGTTCGAGGAGGCCCGCCGCGAGCAGGCTCTGACCGGTGAGTCCCTCATCGAGTTGCTCGAGATGCGCCTGGACGCCCTCGTGCTGCGTGCTGGCTTCGCCCGCACCTCGGCGCAGGCACGCCAGGCCGTGGTGCACCGCCACATCCTGGTCGACGGCCAGCTGGTGGACCGCCCCTCTTTCCGCGTGAAGCCGGGTCAGGTCATTCAGGTCAAGCCGAAGTCGCAGACCACGGTGCCCTTCCAGGTCGCCGCGGCCGGTGCGCATCGCGATGTGCTTCCCAACGTCCCGGCTTACCTGGACGTCTCGCTGGAGAAGCTCCGCGCCGAGCTGACCCGCCGCCCCAAGCGCGCTGAGGTGCCCGTCATCTGCAACGAGCAGCTCGTCGTCGAGTACTACTCGCGCTGA